From Pseudoalteromonas viridis, the proteins below share one genomic window:
- a CDS encoding DUF1800 domain-containing protein produces the protein MNTHLTLVAFCLTTLVACGGGSSDSSPAANNTSSNTTTDTQTSSQSGGNATDPSPEQGDNTDPLAGSDQGDNTDSQAGDEGEESTDPQVGDEGDQGEGQGEGEDEGETPEPENTPPEVVVDITQPEVVKGAPLTLSANVEDPEDTAFSYLWRQLSGPEVELGDVTGPTLTVSLPDTYQAAADSYQFSVTVTDAQGGETTTMIDVEASNAMSPNQAAMLLHQGTMGPTLEEVNAATGISETQWLDAQMALPATYHSPLLENYPGRDTPHQINRIDAWWKATLNANDQLRQRVAFALSEILVVSDANNALRGEPEGMLAYYDLLLEHAFGNYRALLEAVTLSPVMGTYLSHLGNEKADPERNIRPDENYAREVMQLFTIGLDMLDQDGSIMQDDKGQPIATYSQQEITGFARVFTGWTFAYSARWDRPSRNYTLPMHAFPEYHSELEKTLLNGAVIPAGVGPEESMQLALDNLFNHTNVGPFISKQLIQRLITSNPTPQYVERVATVFNDNGSGVRGDLSAVIRAIYLDDEARRYGSVLAYQGKIKEPLLKGVQLWRTLNAHSEEGHYFTWNLDDRYGQGPMLSPSVFNFFRPDHQPAELSEQGLFAPELQIANDAAMIGTLNQQYGDLIWRMAERHDTLNPSAIYLYGQSDISLLETSGLSALLDRYNLLYFAGNMSQASRDAFIELDEYFANRSAADRVGQLLFMVSLSPEFNVQY, from the coding sequence ATGAATACTCACCTGACTCTTGTGGCTTTTTGTCTGACCACGCTGGTTGCCTGTGGCGGCGGCTCATCAGATAGTAGCCCGGCTGCCAATAATACCTCATCAAATACCACAACAGATACACAGACCTCTTCGCAATCTGGTGGCAATGCCACTGATCCCTCGCCGGAACAAGGGGATAACACAGATCCCCTGGCGGGCAGTGACCAAGGAGATAATACAGACTCACAAGCAGGAGATGAGGGGGAAGAGAGCACAGATCCACAGGTCGGTGATGAGGGTGATCAGGGAGAGGGTCAAGGTGAAGGTGAAGATGAAGGTGAGACACCTGAGCCGGAAAACACTCCGCCCGAGGTCGTCGTCGATATCACTCAGCCAGAAGTGGTAAAAGGCGCGCCATTAACCTTATCTGCCAATGTCGAAGATCCAGAAGATACCGCGTTTAGCTACCTCTGGCGGCAGCTAAGCGGGCCTGAAGTGGAGCTGGGCGATGTCACGGGGCCAACCCTGACTGTGAGTTTGCCTGACACATACCAGGCTGCGGCGGACAGCTATCAGTTTTCAGTCACAGTGACAGACGCTCAGGGCGGTGAAACAACCACCATGATTGATGTCGAAGCCAGTAACGCGATGTCACCCAACCAGGCCGCGATGCTGTTGCATCAAGGCACGATGGGGCCAACACTTGAAGAGGTGAATGCTGCCACGGGGATCAGTGAAACGCAATGGCTGGATGCACAAATGGCGCTACCGGCGACCTATCATTCACCGTTACTGGAGAATTACCCGGGCAGAGATACGCCTCATCAGATAAACCGGATTGATGCCTGGTGGAAAGCGACCCTAAATGCAAATGACCAATTAAGGCAGCGGGTGGCTTTTGCCTTAAGTGAGATACTTGTGGTCTCGGATGCAAACAATGCCCTCAGGGGCGAGCCAGAGGGCATGCTGGCATATTATGATCTCTTGCTGGAACATGCATTTGGTAATTACCGGGCACTGTTAGAGGCTGTCACCTTGTCGCCGGTGATGGGCACTTACCTAAGTCATCTAGGCAATGAAAAAGCGGATCCTGAGCGTAACATACGGCCCGACGAGAATTATGCAAGAGAGGTCATGCAGTTGTTCACCATTGGGCTGGATATGCTGGATCAGGACGGTAGCATAATGCAAGATGACAAGGGCCAGCCAATCGCGACCTATTCTCAGCAGGAGATAACCGGGTTTGCACGTGTCTTTACAGGCTGGACGTTTGCCTATTCGGCGCGCTGGGACCGCCCGAGCCGCAATTACACCCTGCCCATGCATGCTTTTCCCGAATACCACTCTGAACTCGAAAAAACCTTGCTCAACGGTGCAGTGATCCCGGCCGGGGTAGGGCCAGAAGAGTCCATGCAGCTCGCACTGGACAACTTGTTTAACCACACCAATGTGGGCCCGTTTATCAGCAAGCAGCTTATTCAGCGTTTAATTACCTCCAATCCAACGCCACAATACGTAGAGCGGGTAGCAACAGTGTTCAATGACAATGGCAGCGGTGTGCGAGGCGATTTAAGCGCAGTGATCCGCGCTATCTACCTTGATGATGAGGCGCGCCGTTATGGCTCAGTGTTGGCATATCAGGGTAAAATTAAAGAGCCTTTACTAAAAGGGGTGCAGTTGTGGCGCACATTGAACGCGCACAGTGAAGAGGGTCACTATTTTACCTGGAACCTGGATGACAGATACGGTCAGGGTCCGATGCTATCACCTTCGGTATTCAATTTCTTCAGGCCAGATCATCAGCCGGCGGAGCTCAGTGAGCAGGGTTTGTTCGCCCCGGAACTTCAGATAGCTAACGATGCTGCGATGATAGGCACTTTGAACCAGCAATACGGCGATCTTATCTGGCGTATGGCTGAGCGTCACGACACTTTAAATCCATCGGCAATCTATTTGTACGGCCAAAGTGACATCAGTTTGCTTGAAACCAGTGGTCTCAGTGCGTTGCTCGACAGGTACAATCTGTTGTACTTTGCGGGCAACATGTCACAGGCAAGTCGGGATGCGTTCATTGAGCTGGATGAGTACTTTGCCAATCGAAGTGCGGCAGACAGAGTCGGACAGCTGTTGTTTATGGTGTCATTATCACCCGAATTTAACGTGCAGTATTAG